In one Pseudomonas sp. SG20056 genomic region, the following are encoded:
- a CDS encoding fatty acid cis/trans isomerase has translation MVCRLLLGVCLMFIGSLQAAEPISYSRDIQPIFTKNCVACHACYDAACQLNLGSGEGVQRGVSKATVYNGTRTEAQATTRLFVDAHGEAAWRRKDFVSVLEQQGSQAALMARMLELGHQQPLAANSKLPSELNISINRVNQCPLPQEFDEFARKNPQAGMPFAVTGLSEADYQTLQAWIEQGAPVDQQALQASASEAQQIAAWETFMNAPGARESLVSRWLYEHLFLAHLHFAGGDPGHFFQMVRSRTPSGKPVDIIATRLPNEDPGNEFYYRLRPVQGVIVHKTHITYGLSAAKLARVKELFFASDWQADAVPGYSPLHRANPFETFAAIPAQARYQFMLDNAEYFVRTFIRGPVCRGQIATDVIRDNFWAVFQDPQHDLYITDPEYREQAKELLAMPGQLDSISDLLGLWRTYRDKRNEYEALRMQRYADAPAPSWSHIWAGNDNALLSIFRQHDSASVRKGLIGEVPQTLWWLDFPLLERTYYQLVVNFDVFGNVSHQAQTRLYFDLIRNGAEVNFLRLMPAASREGYLSDWYQSSGKLKVWLDYQAIDSESPSALRLPGSDPKRSFVETLLERYGSLNVRPDPINRCTGAHCHRPGLEAELQRAEQSLSRLTAKPAGTLKVIEQLPEATLLRVEMAGGQREVYSLLRNRAHTNVAFMLGEELRYQPALDTLTVYPGVLSSYPNFIFNVQVEQTAEFVAALEQARDAVAFEKVVERWGIRRTHPEFWRYFHDMSAYIQQTEPLEAGVLDMNRYENL, from the coding sequence ATGGTCTGCCGCTTACTGCTTGGCGTGTGTTTAATGTTCATCGGCTCACTACAGGCGGCCGAACCCATCTCCTACAGTCGCGATATCCAACCGATTTTTACCAAGAACTGCGTGGCCTGCCATGCCTGCTACGACGCCGCTTGCCAGCTCAATCTGGGCAGTGGCGAAGGTGTACAGCGTGGCGTCAGCAAAGCCACGGTGTACAACGGCACACGCACCGAGGCGCAGGCCACCACGCGCTTGTTTGTTGATGCCCATGGTGAAGCCGCGTGGCGGCGCAAGGACTTTGTTTCTGTGCTGGAGCAGCAGGGCAGCCAGGCCGCGCTGATGGCGCGCATGTTGGAGCTGGGCCATCAGCAGCCATTGGCCGCCAACAGCAAACTGCCGTCGGAGCTAAATATCAGCATCAACCGGGTCAACCAATGCCCGCTGCCGCAGGAGTTCGACGAATTTGCCCGCAAGAACCCGCAAGCCGGCATGCCGTTCGCGGTGACCGGTTTGAGCGAGGCCGACTACCAGACACTGCAGGCCTGGATCGAGCAGGGCGCGCCGGTCGATCAGCAAGCGCTGCAGGCCAGTGCTTCCGAGGCGCAGCAGATCGCCGCCTGGGAAACCTTTATGAACGCCCCGGGCGCGCGCGAGTCGCTGGTTTCACGCTGGCTTTACGAGCATCTGTTTCTCGCCCATCTGCATTTTGCCGGCGGCGATCCGGGTCATTTCTTCCAGATGGTGCGTTCGCGTACACCCAGCGGTAAGCCGGTGGATATCATCGCCACGCGCTTGCCCAATGAGGACCCAGGCAACGAGTTCTATTACCGCCTGAGGCCGGTGCAGGGCGTGATCGTGCATAAGACCCATATCACCTATGGATTGAGCGCGGCGAAGCTGGCTCGGGTTAAAGAGCTGTTTTTCGCCAGCGACTGGCAGGCGGACGCGGTGCCGGGTTATAGCCCGCTGCACCGTGCCAATCCGTTCGAGACCTTTGCCGCGATTCCGGCGCAAGCGCGTTACCAATTTATGCTGGATAACGCCGAATACTTCGTGCGCACCTTTATTCGCGGACCGGTGTGCCGTGGGCAGATCGCCACGGATGTGATTCGCGATAACTTCTGGGCGGTGTTCCAGGACCCGCAGCACGACCTGTACATCACCGACCCCGAGTACCGCGAGCAGGCCAAGGAGTTGTTGGCCATGCCTGGGCAACTGGACAGCATCAGTGACTTGCTAGGGCTGTGGCGCACCTACCGCGATAAGCGCAATGAGTACGAAGCCCTGCGCATGCAGCGCTATGCCGATGCGCCTGCGCCGAGCTGGTCGCATATCTGGGCCGGTAACGACAATGCGTTGCTGTCGATCTTCCGTCAGCACGACAGCGCCTCCGTGCGCAAAGGCTTGATTGGTGAGGTGCCGCAAACCCTCTGGTGGTTGGACTTTCCGCTGCTGGAGCGCACCTACTACCAGCTGGTGGTGAATTTCGATGTGTTCGGTAACGTGTCGCACCAGGCGCAAACGCGGCTGTACTTCGATTTGATCCGCAACGGCGCCGAGGTCAACTTTCTGCGCTTGATGCCAGCCGCGTCGCGCGAGGGCTATCTCAGCGACTGGTACCAGAGCAGCGGCAAACTGAAGGTCTGGCTGGATTACCAGGCCATCGACAGCGAAAGCCCGAGCGCCCTGCGGCTGCCCGGCAGCGATCCCAAACGCAGCTTTGTCGAAACGCTGCTGGAGCGATACGGCAGCCTGAATGTGCGGCCCGACCCAATCAACCGCTGTACGGGTGCGCACTGTCATCGACCAGGGCTGGAAGCCGAGTTGCAGCGTGCCGAGCAGTCTCTGAGTCGGTTGACGGCAAAACCGGCGGGCACCCTCAAGGTGATCGAGCAACTGCCAGAGGCAACCTTGCTGCGGGTGGAAATGGCCGGTGGTCAGCGTGAGGTGTACAGCCTGCTGCGCAATCGTGCGCACACGAATGTGGCCTTTATGCTCGGTGAGGAACTGCGCTACCAGCCGGCGCTGGATACCCTGACGGTATATCCGGGGGTGCTCAGCAGCTACCCGAACTTTATCTTCAATGTGCAGGTTGAGCAGACCGCTGAGTTTGTCGCGGCGCTGGAGCAGGCACGTGATGCAGTGGCCTTCGAGAAAGTCGTCGAGCGTTGGGGCATTCGCCGTACGCATCCAGAGTTCTGGCGCTACTTCCACGATATGTCGGCGTATATACAGCAAACCGAGCCGCTGGAAGCGGGCGTGCTGGATATGAATCGCTACGAGAACCTGTAG
- a CDS encoding DUF3080 family protein: protein MNARLLLLLTALCLCACTPADDGLALQADYLQRLSNALDVEPASAFDASELTRYRLPARRERLIEIAELRISLLDLLVDVRRCPALQQQISQRNNSLGKQLTPSSRLAYEGDLLRALDACSAHLRSQDQQPLRNTLEQMAQEKRAQLPGVFWNALNASPEVERYLRFAEKPLPPDADEDNAALDALAQLAAIGSALPDALPPSAEQLDPLFFALHASDQGGQLISSLASLTHSLNQGSDMLDSRQQGRPLCPTGKATERARIVQNIFVKYYAGSLQPYLARVDQRGQTWSSSLRSLSGVAQIPPATRVYLQQLSSDEASLWADFQQATARHVRSWQTVLNSCGLAPGQSGWTDQAASVDQ from the coding sequence ATGAACGCCCGCCTGCTGCTTCTGCTCACTGCACTTTGCCTGTGCGCCTGTACGCCCGCCGATGACGGCCTAGCGCTGCAGGCTGATTACCTGCAACGATTAAGCAATGCTCTGGACGTCGAACCGGCCAGTGCTTTCGACGCCAGCGAACTGACCCGTTACCGATTACCAGCACGCCGCGAACGGTTGATCGAGATTGCCGAGCTACGCATCAGCCTGCTCGATCTGCTGGTCGATGTGCGTCGCTGCCCGGCACTGCAACAGCAAATCAGCCAGCGCAACAACAGCCTCGGCAAACAACTCACGCCCAGCAGCCGTCTGGCTTATGAAGGCGACCTGCTGCGCGCCCTGGACGCCTGCAGCGCGCACCTGCGCAGCCAGGACCAACAACCCCTGCGCAATACCCTTGAACAAATGGCGCAGGAAAAGCGTGCGCAATTGCCCGGCGTATTCTGGAATGCACTGAATGCCAGCCCGGAAGTCGAACGCTACCTGCGCTTTGCCGAAAAGCCCCTGCCGCCGGATGCCGACGAAGATAACGCGGCGCTGGATGCCCTGGCGCAGCTGGCCGCCATCGGCAGCGCGCTGCCTGATGCGCTGCCACCGAGTGCAGAGCAGCTTGATCCATTGTTCTTTGCCCTGCACGCCAGCGACCAGGGCGGTCAGTTGATCAGCAGCCTGGCCAGCCTGACTCACAGCCTCAACCAGGGCAGCGACATGCTGGACAGCCGCCAACAGGGCCGACCGCTCTGCCCCACGGGCAAGGCCACAGAGCGTGCACGCATCGTGCAAAACATCTTCGTCAAGTATTACGCCGGCAGCCTGCAGCCCTACCTGGCGCGGGTGGACCAACGTGGCCAGACCTGGAGTAGCAGCCTGCGTAGCCTCAGCGGCGTGGCGCAGATACCGCCAGCGACGCGGGTGTATCTGCAGCAATTGAGCAGTGACGAAGCGTCGTTATGGGCGGACTTTCAGCAGGCCACCGCACGGCATGTGCGCAGCTGGCAAACGGTGCTGAACAGCTGCGGCCTGGCGCCTGGTCAGTCGGGATGGACCGACCAGGCCGCCAGCGTCGACCAGTAG
- the tusA gene encoding sulfurtransferase TusA, with the protein MSLQTTAIPDATLDATGLNCPEPVMMLHNKVRDLQAGGLLKVIATDPSTRRDIPKFCVFLGHELVEQAEDGATYLYLIRKKLD; encoded by the coding sequence ATGTCTTTGCAAACCACTGCCATTCCCGATGCCACCCTCGACGCTACCGGGCTCAACTGCCCGGAACCAGTGATGATGCTGCACAACAAGGTGCGCGACCTGCAGGCCGGCGGCCTACTCAAGGTGATTGCCACCGATCCCTCGACCCGCCGCGACATTCCAAAATTCTGCGTGTTTCTCGGCCATGAGTTGGTGGAGCAGGCCGAGGACGGCGCGACCTACCTGTACTTAATTCGCAAGAAGCTCGACTGA
- a CDS encoding MATE family efflux transporter yields MLAQTRLQRVSTEFYSLLKLATPIIIAQLANTAMGFVDTVMAGRVSPQDLAAVALGNSIWVPVFLLMTGILLATTPKVAQRFGAGAHTEIGPLVRQALWLALAVGIAAALILWNAEIILSLMNVDPALIKPAMGYLRAVACGFPAVALYHVLRCFSDGLGHTRPSMVIGLCGLALNIPLNYIFIYGKLGLPAMGGVGCGWATGLVMTFMFLSMLWWVKWAPFYQPSKIFSHFEWPQWPVLKRLLSVGLPIGIAVFAESSIFAVIALLIGGLGATVVAGHQIALNFSSMVFMIPYSLGMAATVRVGQALGRGEPREARFAAGVSMAAALGYACLSASLMLLLREEIAQIYTPDGAVIAVATTLLVYSALFQFSDAIQVTAAGALRGYQDTRVTMILTLFAYWGIGLPVGYVLGLTDWFGEPSGPSGLWQGLVVGLTCAGGMLAVRLAGSARKRIRAAKMA; encoded by the coding sequence ATGCTTGCCCAAACCCGCTTGCAACGCGTCAGCACCGAGTTCTACAGCCTGCTGAAGCTGGCAACGCCGATCATCATTGCCCAACTGGCCAACACCGCGATGGGCTTCGTCGACACCGTGATGGCCGGCCGGGTCAGCCCGCAGGATCTGGCTGCGGTGGCGCTGGGCAACTCGATCTGGGTGCCGGTGTTTCTGCTGATGACCGGCATTCTGCTGGCCACCACGCCCAAGGTTGCTCAACGCTTCGGTGCAGGCGCGCATACCGAGATCGGCCCACTGGTGCGCCAGGCCCTGTGGTTGGCCCTGGCGGTGGGCATCGCGGCAGCGCTGATTTTGTGGAACGCGGAAATCATCCTCAGCCTGATGAATGTCGACCCGGCGCTGATCAAGCCCGCCATGGGTTATCTGCGCGCCGTGGCCTGCGGCTTTCCGGCCGTGGCGCTGTACCACGTGCTGCGCTGCTTCAGCGACGGCCTCGGGCATACCCGGCCGAGCATGGTCATCGGCCTGTGCGGCCTGGCACTGAACATCCCTCTCAATTACATCTTTATCTACGGCAAGCTCGGCCTGCCGGCCATGGGCGGCGTCGGCTGCGGCTGGGCCACCGGCCTGGTGATGACATTTATGTTCCTGAGCATGCTCTGGTGGGTGAAGTGGGCGCCGTTCTATCAGCCGAGCAAAATCTTCAGCCACTTTGAATGGCCGCAGTGGCCGGTGCTCAAGCGCCTGCTCTCAGTCGGTCTGCCGATTGGTATCGCGGTCTTTGCCGAGTCGAGCATCTTTGCGGTGATCGCTCTGCTGATCGGCGGCCTGGGCGCCACCGTGGTGGCCGGGCACCAGATCGCCCTGAACTTCAGCTCCATGGTGTTTATGATCCCGTATTCCCTGGGCATGGCTGCAACCGTGCGCGTCGGTCAGGCGCTGGGCCGTGGCGAGCCGCGTGAAGCGCGCTTTGCTGCCGGGGTGAGCATGGCGGCGGCACTAGGTTACGCCTGCCTGTCGGCCAGCCTGATGCTGCTATTGCGCGAAGAGATTGCGCAGATCTATACCCCGGACGGTGCAGTGATTGCGGTGGCCACCACCCTGCTGGTGTATTCGGCGCTGTTTCAGTTCTCCGATGCCATACAGGTAACCGCAGCCGGCGCGCTACGTGGTTACCAGGACACCCGTGTGACCATGATCCTGACCCTGTTTGCCTATTGGGGCATCGGCCTGCCGGTGGGTTATGTGCTCGGCCTGACCGACTGGTTCGGCGAGCCCAGCGGCCCAAGCGGGCTCTGGCAGGGTCTGGTGGTCGGCCTGACCTGCGCCGGCGGCATGCTTGCCGTGCGCTTGGCCGGCAGCGCGCGCAAACGCATTCGAGCCGCTAAGATGGCCTGA
- a CDS encoding PAS domain-containing methyl-accepting chemotaxis protein, with product MRNNQPITQRERTFPAQQRLISTTDLKGQISYCNDAFVEISGFSRDELIRAPHNLVRHPDVPAAVFQHMWDTLKKGRPWMGIVKNRCKNGDHYWVNAYVTPVTENNQVVGYESVRVKPTAEQVRRAEALYQRINSGKSAIPGSDRWLPIVQDWLPFILISQIGFLIGAWLDSSWGFALAAALSVPLGLAGLNWQQRGLKRLLRLADQTTSDPLIAQMYTDSRGAQGRLEMSILSQEARLKTCLTRLQDTAEQLTLQAKQADTLAHNSSAGLERQRSETDQVATAINEMAATTLEVASNVARTAIATQDANRLTSAGRGIAAETRQAIQRLSQSVGDTGETVTRLAQDSNEIGGVVDVIKGIADQTNLLALNAAIEAARAGEMGRGFAVVADEVRSLAQRTAESTGQIHQLIAKLQRTAEEAVMTMEVGRKQADEGVERVQQADEALAGISDAVANITDMANQIAAAAEEQSAVADEVNRSITTIAELADKTAGEAHDTALLSEALTATANGQYALVERFNR from the coding sequence ATGCGCAATAACCAACCTATTACTCAGCGCGAGCGCACCTTTCCCGCGCAGCAACGACTGATCTCCACCACCGACCTCAAAGGCCAGATCAGTTACTGCAATGACGCCTTTGTCGAGATCAGTGGCTTTAGCCGCGATGAGCTGATTCGTGCGCCACATAACCTGGTGCGTCACCCGGACGTGCCTGCAGCGGTGTTCCAGCATATGTGGGACACCCTGAAAAAAGGCCGACCATGGATGGGTATCGTCAAAAACCGCTGCAAGAACGGTGACCACTATTGGGTTAACGCCTACGTCACGCCGGTGACAGAAAACAACCAGGTCGTGGGCTACGAATCGGTACGGGTCAAACCGACTGCCGAGCAGGTACGTCGCGCCGAAGCCCTGTACCAACGGATCAATAGCGGCAAATCGGCGATTCCCGGCAGTGACCGCTGGCTGCCAATCGTGCAGGACTGGCTGCCATTTATTCTGATCAGCCAGATCGGCTTCCTGATCGGCGCCTGGCTCGACTCCAGCTGGGGCTTTGCCCTGGCAGCGGCGCTCTCGGTGCCGCTCGGTCTGGCCGGCTTGAACTGGCAACAGCGCGGCCTCAAACGCTTACTGCGCCTGGCCGACCAGACCACCTCCGACCCGTTGATCGCGCAGATGTACACCGACAGCCGCGGCGCTCAGGGTCGCCTGGAGATGTCCATCCTCAGCCAGGAAGCCCGTCTGAAAACCTGCCTGACCCGTCTGCAGGACACTGCCGAACAGCTCACCCTGCAGGCCAAACAGGCCGACACCCTGGCGCACAACAGCTCTGCCGGACTTGAACGTCAGCGCAGCGAAACCGACCAGGTCGCGACCGCCATCAACGAAATGGCCGCCACCACCCTGGAAGTGGCGAGCAACGTCGCCCGCACTGCCATCGCCACCCAGGATGCCAACCGCCTGACCAGCGCCGGCCGTGGCATTGCTGCAGAAACCCGTCAGGCCATTCAGCGCCTGTCGCAATCGGTCGGTGATACCGGCGAAACCGTGACCCGCCTGGCCCAGGACAGCAATGAAATCGGCGGCGTGGTCGATGTGATCAAGGGCATCGCCGACCAGACCAACCTGCTCGCCCTCAACGCCGCCATCGAGGCTGCGCGCGCTGGTGAAATGGGCCGTGGTTTTGCTGTGGTCGCCGATGAGGTGCGTTCGCTGGCGCAGCGCACTGCCGAATCCACCGGGCAGATCCATCAGTTGATCGCCAAGCTGCAACGCACTGCCGAAGAAGCAGTGATGACCATGGAAGTAGGCCGCAAACAGGCCGATGAAGGGGTCGAACGCGTGCAGCAGGCCGATGAAGCGCTAGCCGGTATCAGCGACGCGGTGGCCAATATCACCGATATGGCCAACCAGATTGCCGCCGCTGCCGAGGAGCAGAGCGCGGTGGCCGATGAGGTCAATCGCAGCATCACCACCATCGCCGAGCTGGCCGACAAAACCGCTGGTGAAGCGCATGACACTGCTTTGCTCAGCGAGGCCCTGACGGCTACCGCCAATGGACAGTACGCGCTGGTAGAACGTTTCAACCGCTAA
- a CDS encoding CocE/NonD family hydrolase: protein MRLALLLATLLLSGCAARDQLPDFSATAQQDLPATHFDAVIHGRDGTRLSATVFQPALKAGEQAPVIVHTHGWGGWRVTRPNGFYGTQMMSGRAALKAWQAGYWVISYDQRGWGGSEGDIEMMDPEYEVQDALAVIDWAAANLPRLSMDGPNDPKVGMLGESYGGAVQLLASATDPRIDAIVPIATWYDLSEALAPDSHLKIGWTSVLLSLGLSTGYDMGKFIQAPYLKSADGRMREPVRDELKAHSLTSYCARGQRPQADALLIQGMRDTLFPLNQGLAIRDCLQQGARDVRLLGMQGGHILPPPMQRWSGLPPFNNEAVLNCDGRAINLYQSIIGWYEDKLRGRTGVAASIPDFCVSLDLDQGVALQQLPANQRIELPATAIRPLSSGLLQPARFIPLQQVQTSSALVGVPQVHLENAEGMPTLFAALVVKRADGSSAVLSEQVTPLNGQASTELAAVSAQLQAGDTLGLRISGFSGQYLFNGSWQLSSSTLQGSVEWPQLLPLQPQLARH, encoded by the coding sequence ATGCGCCTTGCCTTGCTACTTGCCACCCTGCTGCTCAGCGGTTGCGCCGCACGCGACCAATTACCGGACTTCAGCGCCACCGCGCAGCAGGATCTACCAGCCACCCACTTTGATGCAGTGATCCATGGTCGCGATGGCACACGGCTGTCGGCCACCGTATTCCAGCCTGCACTGAAGGCTGGCGAGCAGGCTCCGGTCATCGTGCACACCCACGGCTGGGGCGGCTGGCGCGTCACCCGGCCGAACGGCTTCTATGGCACGCAGATGATGTCCGGTCGCGCCGCATTAAAAGCCTGGCAGGCCGGCTACTGGGTAATCAGCTACGACCAGCGCGGCTGGGGCGGCAGCGAGGGCGATATCGAGATGATGGACCCTGAGTACGAGGTGCAGGATGCCCTGGCCGTGATCGACTGGGCCGCCGCCAATCTGCCACGCCTGAGCATGGACGGGCCGAACGATCCGAAAGTCGGCATGCTCGGTGAAAGCTACGGCGGCGCGGTGCAGCTGTTGGCCTCGGCGACCGATCCGCGCATCGACGCGATTGTGCCGATTGCCACCTGGTACGACCTAAGCGAAGCCCTGGCCCCGGACAGCCATCTGAAAATCGGCTGGACCAGCGTGTTGCTCAGCCTGGGCCTGTCCACCGGTTATGACATGGGCAAGTTCATCCAGGCGCCTTACCTGAAAAGCGCCGACGGCCGTATGCGCGAGCCGGTGCGCGACGAACTCAAGGCCCACAGCCTGACCAGCTACTGCGCTCGCGGTCAGCGCCCGCAAGCCGATGCTTTGCTGATCCAAGGCATGCGCGACACCCTGTTCCCACTCAACCAGGGCCTGGCGATTCGCGATTGCCTGCAACAAGGCGCGCGTGATGTGCGCCTGCTCGGCATGCAGGGCGGGCATATCCTGCCGCCACCCATGCAACGCTGGAGCGGCCTGCCGCCGTTCAATAATGAAGCGGTGCTGAACTGCGACGGTCGGGCGATCAACCTCTACCAGAGCATCATCGGTTGGTACGAAGACAAGCTGCGCGGGCGCACAGGCGTGGCAGCGAGCATTCCCGATTTCTGCGTCAGTCTCGATCTGGATCAGGGCGTGGCTCTGCAACAACTACCTGCCAATCAACGGATCGAACTGCCAGCCACCGCAATTCGGCCGCTCAGTAGCGGGCTGCTGCAACCGGCGCGGTTTATCCCGTTGCAACAGGTTCAGACGAGCAGCGCCCTGGTTGGCGTGCCACAGGTGCATCTGGAAAACGCCGAAGGAATGCCGACACTGTTTGCCGCCCTGGTGGTCAAGCGTGCCGATGGCAGCAGTGCAGTGCTCAGTGAACAGGTCACCCCGCTCAACGGGCAAGCCAGCACAGAACTGGCTGCCGTCAGCGCGCAGCTACAAGCGGGTGACACCTTGGGCCTGCGCATCAGCGGCTTTAGCGGCCAATACCTGTTCAACGGCTCCTGGCAGCTCTCCAGCAGCACGCTGCAAGGCAGTGTCGAGTGGCCGCAGTTGCTGCCATTGCAGCCGCAACTGGCCAGGCACTGA
- a CDS encoding gamma-glutamylcyclotransferase family protein encodes MQWYFAYGSNMNLARMQARGMTVLEALPGHLPGYSLCFNKRAADRAPGRAYANIRHQREGRVEGVLYRLADAGEIAKLDHFEGTPIYYSRECLPIVAAHGVQPAWVYIANPAFREEGLLPSADYLAHLLAGRELLSEAYWSTLAAWSVHPD; translated from the coding sequence ATGCAGTGGTACTTCGCCTACGGCTCGAATATGAATCTGGCACGCATGCAGGCGCGCGGCATGACGGTGCTGGAGGCGTTGCCGGGCCATCTTCCCGGTTACAGCCTGTGCTTTAACAAGCGGGCGGCGGACCGAGCGCCGGGTCGGGCCTACGCCAATATCCGGCATCAGCGTGAGGGGCGGGTGGAAGGTGTGCTGTATCGCCTGGCCGACGCTGGTGAGATCGCCAAGCTGGATCACTTCGAAGGCACGCCAATCTATTACAGCCGCGAATGCCTGCCGATTGTCGCGGCCCACGGCGTGCAACCGGCCTGGGTGTATATCGCCAACCCGGCGTTTCGCGAAGAAGGCTTGCTGCCCAGCGCCGATTACCTGGCCCATCTGCTGGCTGGGCGTGAGTTGTTGTCCGAAGCCTACTGGTCGACGCTGGCGGCCTGGTCGGTCCATCCCGACTGA
- the rlmM gene encoding 23S rRNA (cytidine(2498)-2'-O)-methyltransferase RlmM, producing MNTLLLHCRPGFENEVCAEIAEHAARLDVAGYAKAKPSTACAEFICTEEDGAERLMRGVRFNQLIFPRQWARGVFINLPELDRISVLLGHLADFPVFGSLWLEVLDTNDGKELSNFCKKFEAPLRNALSKAGKLVDDARKPRLLLTFKSGREVFVGMAEANNSALWPMGIPRLKFPREAPSRSTLKLEEAWHTFIPREHWDERLSDEMTGVDLGAAPGGWTYQLVKRGMLVTAIDNGPMAESLMDTGLVNHLMVDGFTWTPKQPVDWMVCDIVEKPARTAAMVETWIGDGHCREAVVNLKLPMKQRYAEVRRLLQRLEDGFAARKIKVSIACKQLYHDREEVTCHLRRLGK from the coding sequence ATGAATACGTTGTTGTTGCACTGCCGTCCGGGTTTTGAAAATGAGGTGTGCGCGGAAATCGCCGAGCACGCCGCGCGTCTGGACGTTGCCGGTTATGCCAAGGCCAAGCCGAGTACCGCCTGCGCGGAATTTATCTGCACCGAGGAGGACGGTGCCGAGCGCCTGATGCGCGGGGTGCGCTTCAACCAGCTGATCTTCCCGCGGCAGTGGGCGCGCGGGGTATTTATCAACTTGCCAGAGCTGGATCGCATCAGCGTGCTGCTCGGCCATCTGGCAGATTTTCCGGTATTTGGCAGCCTGTGGCTGGAGGTGCTGGATACCAACGACGGCAAGGAGCTGTCGAATTTCTGCAAGAAGTTCGAGGCGCCGCTGCGCAATGCCCTGAGCAAGGCCGGCAAGCTGGTCGACGATGCACGCAAGCCGCGCCTGCTGCTGACCTTCAAGAGCGGTCGCGAAGTGTTTGTCGGCATGGCCGAGGCGAACAACTCAGCGCTCTGGCCCATGGGTATTCCTCGGCTGAAATTCCCCCGCGAAGCGCCGAGCCGTTCGACCCTCAAGCTGGAGGAGGCCTGGCACACCTTTATCCCCCGCGAGCATTGGGATGAGCGCCTGTCTGATGAGATGACCGGGGTTGACCTCGGTGCTGCGCCGGGCGGCTGGACTTACCAGCTGGTCAAGCGCGGCATGCTGGTGACTGCCATCGATAACGGACCGATGGCCGAAAGCCTGATGGACACCGGCCTGGTCAATCACCTGATGGTCGATGGCTTCACCTGGACGCCCAAGCAGCCGGTGGACTGGATGGTCTGCGATATTGTCGAAAAACCGGCGCGCACTGCGGCGATGGTGGAAACCTGGATTGGCGACGGTCATTGCCGGGAGGCGGTGGTCAACCTCAAGCTGCCGATGAAGCAGCGCTACGCCGAGGTGCGCCGCCTGCTGCAGCGCCTGGAAGACGGCTTTGCTGCGCGCAAGATCAAGGTGTCGATCGCCTGCAAGCAGCTGTATCACGACCGTGAAGAAGTCACCTGTCACCTGCGCCGCTTAGGTAAATAA